The Methanocella arvoryzae MRE50 DNA window GACTGAGAATCCAATGTACAGCGAGGTTCTGCTGCCGTAAATGATACGGCTGAATATATCTCCTCCCGTATCGTCAGTCCCGAATATGTGTTTTTCACTTGGAGGCTGCTTCAGTTCTTTCCAGTTCCGCTCTTCCGCGCCATAGGGGGCGATATAGGGGGCGAAAATTGCCACCAGCAGGAACATGACGATGATCACTAAGCCCAGCATTGCCAGAGGGCTTTTTGTGAACAGCCGGATGGAGTGTTTAATCTCCTTGATTCTGGACTCGTTTTTCTCGGACCAGTTCTTGATGATCGAGCCTTTCTTCTTCTGGCCTGTGATTACATCCTGTGTTTCGACTGCCATAGTGATCACCCGAACTTGACCCTCGGGTCAAGATATGCATACAATATGTCGACGATCAGGTTAGTGAACACGTAGATGACGACCACGAGTAACGTGAACCCCATGATCGAGGCAAAGTCCGTCGACGATATCGCCCTGACAGAGTATCTGCCTATACCGGGCCACATGAAAATTGTTTCAGTGAGCACTGCTCCTGACAGGAGGCCTCCGAAAGCCAGGCCTGCTACTGTAGTGGTGGGTGTCAGCGCATTTCTCAGAGCGTGCTTGAAGATGACGGCTTTTTCCGAGAGCCCCTTCGCTCTCGCTGTCCTGATAAAGTCCTGGGTCATAGTTTCGAGCATGCTGGACCTCATCATTCTGGATATGATTGCCAGGTACGTGAAGGAGAGACAAAACGCGGGCATCAGCAAGTGTACCAGCGCAACCCAGAAGGTGTTGATCTGCCCTGCAAGGAGGCTGTCGATAAGGTATAATCCTGTAACGTGGGGCGGTGCTGACATGGTTAACGGCAGCCTGCCGCCAAGCGGCAGCAGATCAAGCTGGAGATAGAATATGTATTGCAAGATCAGGCCGAACCAGAAAATAGGCACTGATACGCCCATGAGGCTGAAGAGCCTTACCGCGTGATCCGGTAATTTATCTTTTTTAATAGCAGAGATAATTCCCAGCGGAATACCGATCGCCAGGCACAGGATCATGCTTGCTACAGTCAGTTCCAGCGTTGCCGGGAAGTATTGTGCCAGGCATTCTGCTACAGACCTCCCTCCCTCGGATGCTGAATTGCCCAGATCCAGGTGTACGAGATCATTGATGTAATATAAGTACTGGATCGGCAGCGGTTCATCCAGGTGGTGCTGCTGAATGATGATCGCACGTCTCTGCTCGGTAGTTTTATCAGTCACCCACGCTGCAGCCGGATCTCCTATCATGTGTGACAGAGTAAACGTAATAAATGTGATTCCTATAAGGACGGGTATCAATAGTAGAAGCCGTCTAATAACGTAGTCTCTCAACTTCATAACATCACGTTTTCTCGATTAATTCCACCTCTAAAAATGCTAAAGTGGCTGTTACATGCTCTAACAGCCACTTTTCGTTCATCTTATTTATACATTGTGAAGTAGCGCAGGTGGCTGTCCATGGGGTTCCACTGGTAGCCCTTGAGCTGCTTCGTGTGCACTTCAAACTCTACTGCCTGAGTCGACCAGATGTAAGCAGCGTCGTTGTTGACACCGTTCGTGATCTCGGTGTACATTGCCGCCTGCTTGGCCGGGTCGGTCTCGTACAGCGCCTCCTGATAGATGGCGTCTATGGTCTCGTTCTTGTAAGAGACTTTGTCTGCATAGTAGCCTTCAGAGTAGCAGAACGGTCCGATGAAGTTGTCCGCGGACGGGTAGTCTGCCAGCCAGCCCAGGTAGAAGATGGGCAGCTCACCTGCTCTGTTCTTTGCAGTG harbors:
- a CDS encoding ABC transporter permease — translated: MKLRDYVIRRLLLLIPVLIGITFITFTLSHMIGDPAAAWVTDKTTEQRRAIIIQQHHLDEPLPIQYLYYINDLVHLDLGNSASEGGRSVAECLAQYFPATLELTVASMILCLAIGIPLGIISAIKKDKLPDHAVRLFSLMGVSVPIFWFGLILQYIFYLQLDLLPLGGRLPLTMSAPPHVTGLYLIDSLLAGQINTFWVALVHLLMPAFCLSFTYLAIISRMMRSSMLETMTQDFIRTARAKGLSEKAVIFKHALRNALTPTTTVAGLAFGGLLSGAVLTETIFMWPGIGRYSVRAISSTDFASIMGFTLLVVVIYVFTNLIVDILYAYLDPRVKFG